ATGGCCAACCACTTCGGCGCGATCAAGCTCAGCTTGCAGGGCCTCGGCACCTGGCCCGAAATCGTCCAGGTCATCAAGCATCTGTTCCAGACGCTGCAGGTCCAAGCGAGTGATAGTGATTGAAGGTGCGCTACTCATAGTGCGATTACATCTCCTTTAAATTAAACGTAATAAATGCAAAAAACCCCATCGTGATGATGGGGTTTTCGCTGAATTTGCATTGACCCTACCACAGCCAATTAAATAAACAAGACCCTACTCTGTATGGGCCTGTTTAGCCGCCTGCAGTCGCTGCATTGACTGTGCGCAAACCTGCCGACGTGCGGCACTGTCTAGGGCGGCCCATTGCAGGATTTCTGCCAGAAGGCGCCCGCAACCCAAGCACATATCTTGATTATTCAGACAACATTGCCGACGACAGGGTGAGGCCACCTTCTGCCTTGGACTGTCAGATCTCGTCGAAGTCGAGTTCTGCACCGGATTGCTCCAAGGTGATGCGCGCCAGCATCTCACCCAACGCTTCGTCACTGCTGTCACACACCCACTGGCTGCTCTCCTCGTCATAATCGAAGTGATAGCCACCCGAACGCGCCGCCAACCACAGCTGACGCAGCGGCTCCTGACGGCTGAAAATCAGTTGTGTGCCGTTCTCGAAACGCACAGTTAGCACACCACCCGAGTTTTCCAGGTCAAGATCCAGGTCGCTGTCATCAAAA
The Pseudomonas mendocina DNA segment above includes these coding regions:
- a CDS encoding DUF1289 domain-containing protein; its protein translation is MCLGCGRLLAEILQWAALDSAARRQVCAQSMQRLQAAKQAHTE
- the cyaY gene encoding iron donor protein CyaY translates to MSLTEARFHDLVDATQQAVEDIFDDSDLDLDLENSGGVLTVRFENGTQLIFSRQEPLRQLWLAARSGGYHFDYDEESSQWVCDSSDEALGEMLARITLEQSGAELDFDEI